One Anaerolineales bacterium DNA segment encodes these proteins:
- the rlmB gene encoding 23S rRNA (guanosine(2251)-2'-O)-methyltransferase RlmB: protein MSGPSEWVCGRNAVAEVLRAGRRRMYRVWILETADRRGPLDEFLQAARALAIPIEPVPRQALDGLGAHHQGVAAEVEPYPYVGLDEVCRLAAERREPLFVLLLDMIQDPQNLGSLLRTAEAVGVHGVVIPPRRSAGITDAVVRASAGACEHMLVAQGNLVQAIERVRRQGAWVFGLEAGLEAVPLREVRLTGPLGLVVGNEGQGMRRLVRQACDQLVRLPMRGQVASLNAAIAGSVALYAVWAAREGAGEAPAGAGHD from the coding sequence GTGAGCGGTCCGAGCGAGTGGGTATGCGGCCGGAACGCGGTTGCCGAAGTGCTGCGTGCCGGCCGGCGCAGAATGTACCGGGTGTGGATCCTGGAGACCGCCGATCGGCGAGGCCCGCTCGACGAGTTCCTGCAGGCTGCACGGGCGTTGGCCATCCCCATCGAGCCGGTCCCACGCCAGGCGCTGGACGGCCTGGGAGCGCACCATCAGGGGGTCGCCGCGGAAGTTGAACCGTACCCGTACGTCGGCCTGGACGAGGTGTGCCGCTTGGCGGCCGAACGCCGGGAGCCGCTGTTCGTGCTGCTGCTGGACATGATCCAGGACCCGCAGAACCTGGGAAGCCTGCTGCGAACGGCAGAGGCGGTTGGGGTACATGGGGTGGTGATCCCTCCGCGCAGGTCCGCCGGGATCACAGATGCCGTGGTTCGAGCTTCTGCCGGCGCGTGCGAGCACATGCTGGTGGCGCAGGGAAACCTGGTGCAGGCGATCGAGAGGGTCCGGCGCCAGGGAGCCTGGGTGTTCGGGCTGGAGGCCGGACTGGAGGCCGTCCCGCTGCGGGAGGTTCGCCTGACCGGCCCACTGGGACTGGTGGTCGGCAACGAAGGCCAGGGCATGCGCCGCTTGGTGCGCCAGGCGTGCGACCAGCTGGTTCGCCTTCCGATGCGGGGCCAGGTGGCCTCGCTGAATGCCGCCATCGCTGGTTCGGTGGCGCTGTATGCCGTGTGGGCGGCCCGGGAGGGGGCGGGGGAGGCGCCGGCGGGGGCCGGTCATGATTGA